A window of the Virgibacillus pantothenticus genome harbors these coding sequences:
- the polX gene encoding DNA polymerase/3'-5' exonuclease PolX — MKINKKDVIKLMETIATYLELQGENPFKINAYRKAAQALERDDRSLEEIDDFAKIKGIGKGTSAVIQEYIQTGQSKTLQDQEQQVPKSLLSLLQLPGLGGKKIAKLYQELGITDAKGLKEACESGQVEQLAGFGKKTAEKLIAALEEAGKRPERLPIAIMLPLAEKIENYLGQIDEVDRFSRAGSLRRMRETVKDIDFIIATEQPTAVRNALLKIDGIKNIVAKGETKVSIVIEDVYDVNVDFRMVKKEEFASTLHHFTGSKEHNVSMRQLAKARGEKINEYGVENEETGEILTFDTEEAFFNHFGLHYIPPELRENTGETEVFQSPYPLVELSDIKGDLHMHTTWSDGAQSLEEMVTQAMKKSYQYIAITDHSKFLKVANGLSETRLRKQQEEIARLNEKYSDIHIFSGVEMDILPDGSLDFSDAFLREMDFVIASIHSSFNQTEEQIMYRLETALENPYVSIIAHPTGRLIGRRPGYQVDMHKLIEKAKETNTALEINANPNRLDLSHQWARKAQEIGVPLAINTDAHNYQMLEHMVYGVSIARKGWIKQTTVMNTWSTQELIAYFQRNK; from the coding sequence ATGAAGATAAATAAAAAAGATGTTATTAAGTTGATGGAAACAATAGCGACGTATCTCGAATTACAAGGAGAAAATCCATTTAAAATCAATGCCTATCGTAAAGCTGCTCAGGCACTGGAAAGAGACGATCGTTCACTTGAGGAAATCGATGACTTTGCAAAAATAAAGGGCATTGGCAAGGGAACAAGCGCCGTTATTCAGGAGTATATTCAAACAGGACAATCAAAGACATTGCAAGACCAAGAACAGCAAGTCCCAAAAAGCTTGCTTTCCTTATTGCAACTACCTGGTCTTGGTGGTAAGAAGATTGCTAAGCTTTATCAAGAGCTTGGCATTACAGATGCTAAGGGATTAAAGGAAGCATGTGAGTCCGGGCAGGTTGAACAATTAGCAGGTTTTGGTAAAAAAACAGCCGAGAAACTCATAGCAGCACTTGAAGAAGCGGGAAAACGTCCGGAACGTCTCCCGATTGCTATTATGTTGCCATTAGCCGAAAAAATCGAAAACTACTTAGGTCAAATCGATGAAGTGGATCGTTTTTCGAGAGCGGGCAGCTTACGTCGTATGAGAGAGACAGTCAAAGATATCGATTTTATCATTGCAACAGAGCAGCCAACTGCGGTACGGAACGCTTTATTAAAGATAGATGGCATAAAGAATATCGTTGCTAAAGGAGAAACCAAAGTATCCATTGTAATCGAAGATGTATACGATGTGAATGTTGATTTTCGCATGGTGAAAAAAGAAGAATTTGCTTCTACCCTGCACCATTTTACTGGCTCAAAGGAGCATAATGTATCCATGCGTCAGCTAGCAAAAGCACGTGGTGAAAAAATAAATGAATACGGTGTCGAAAACGAAGAAACTGGAGAAATTCTTACATTCGATACAGAAGAAGCTTTTTTTAATCATTTTGGGTTGCATTATATTCCTCCTGAATTAAGGGAAAATACAGGAGAGACGGAAGTATTTCAATCCCCCTATCCGCTTGTGGAGCTTTCTGATATAAAAGGCGATTTGCATATGCACACAACCTGGAGCGATGGTGCACAATCGTTAGAAGAAATGGTCACACAAGCAATGAAAAAATCATACCAATATATCGCTATTACTGACCACTCCAAGTTTTTAAAGGTTGCTAACGGATTAAGTGAAACAAGGTTACGTAAACAGCAAGAAGAAATAGCCCGTTTAAACGAAAAATATTCAGATATTCATATTTTTTCAGGTGTTGAAATGGATATTCTACCTGATGGAAGTCTTGATTTCTCGGATGCATTTTTACGGGAGATGGATTTTGTTATTGCTTCCATACATTCCAGTTTTAATCAAACTGAAGAGCAAATCATGTACCGGTTAGAAACAGCATTGGAGAACCCTTACGTATCAATAATTGCTCATCCTACAGGGAGATTAATTGGCAGGAGACCTGGTTATCAAGTCGATATGCATAAACTAATCGAAAAAGCAAAAGAAACAAATACAGCATTAGAGATTAATGCAAACCCAAATCGACTTGATTTATCTCATCAATGGGCTCGTAAGGCACAAGAAATAGGGGTTCCTTTAGCGATAAATACAGATGCTCATAATTATCAAATGCTTGAGCATATGGTATATGGTGTGTCCATAGCCCGAAAAGGATGGATAAAACAAACGACTGTGATGAATACTTGGTCTACACAAGAATTAATTGCTTACTTTCAGAGGAATAAGTAA
- a CDS encoding endonuclease MutS2 has product MNERMIRVLEFDKIIEQLINYAETSIGKQQMKQIRPATDMETVVRLQDETDEATHVERLNKTLPLGGVFDIRPSLKRVSIGGVLTAGECIEVSSTIYGGRTAKDFMEELEEDLPILHAMVEEITPLRHLEQAINRCVDDHGHVLDSASEKLRGIRSSIRTLESRVREKLDSFTRTHSNKLSDAIITIRNDRYVLPVKQEYRASIGGIVHDQSASGQTLFMEPKAVVDINNQLQEAIVNEKREIERILMELSSLIAEEAIPLEHNVHILGKMDVIFARAKYGQSIKGSKPMMNDRGIIKMKQARHPLIDPREVVANDIELGERFTAIVITGPNTGGKTVTLKMVGLCSMMAQSGLQVPALDGCKFGVFSHIFADIGDEQSIEQNLSTFSSHMTTIVEILKQVDEQTLVLFDELGAGTDPQEGAALAMAILDEVIDRQARVIATTHYPELKAYGYNRKQVVNASVEFDVETLRPTYRLLLGIPGRSNAFDISRRLGLSSKLIEHAKSYIGIDSKNVENMIASLEQSQNRAEKDYEQAHELLMQAESLYQDLMNAWNEWQDKREKLYQKAEEKADKAIQRAREEAEIIVQEIRNMHREAEWKEHEWIEAKKLLDSAKPELSTKKDVTPSSANKEVKELKPGDDIKLLTINQKGTVLEKINDHEYLVQVGIMKVKVDRKDLQYMGKSKQKYEQPITTIKGSNYHVKTELDLRGERLEDALLKLEKYMDDALLAGYPRVSIIHGKGTGALRKGVQEFVKQHPRISDSRPGSSGEGGSGVTVIRLK; this is encoded by the coding sequence ATGAACGAGCGCATGATTCGCGTACTCGAGTTTGATAAAATTATTGAACAATTAATCAACTATGCAGAAACATCGATTGGAAAACAGCAGATGAAACAAATTCGTCCTGCCACTGATATGGAAACAGTGGTTCGATTGCAAGATGAGACGGATGAAGCAACCCATGTAGAGCGCTTAAATAAAACCTTACCACTTGGTGGAGTTTTTGATATTCGTCCAAGCTTAAAACGTGTTTCTATTGGTGGAGTGTTAACCGCAGGAGAATGTATTGAAGTATCGAGTACCATTTATGGTGGAAGAACTGCGAAGGATTTTATGGAAGAACTGGAAGAAGATCTTCCTATTCTACATGCTATGGTTGAAGAAATTACGCCATTACGGCATCTGGAACAAGCGATAAATCGTTGTGTGGATGATCATGGGCATGTACTGGATAGTGCATCGGAAAAATTACGAGGAATTCGCTCTTCCATTCGAACATTGGAAAGCAGAGTGAGAGAAAAGCTGGACAGCTTTACAAGAACCCATAGTAATAAACTGTCGGACGCGATTATAACAATACGAAATGATCGCTATGTTCTTCCAGTAAAACAAGAATATCGTGCATCTATCGGAGGCATTGTTCACGATCAATCTGCCTCGGGACAGACGTTATTTATGGAACCGAAGGCAGTAGTAGATATAAACAATCAATTGCAAGAAGCGATCGTTAACGAAAAAAGAGAAATAGAACGAATTTTAATGGAGCTTAGTTCGCTAATTGCTGAGGAAGCAATTCCATTAGAGCATAACGTTCATATACTTGGAAAAATGGATGTCATTTTTGCTAGAGCTAAATATGGTCAGTCGATTAAAGGCTCTAAGCCAATGATGAATGACCGTGGAATTATTAAAATGAAGCAAGCACGACACCCATTAATCGACCCCCGTGAAGTAGTGGCTAATGATATCGAGCTAGGCGAGAGATTTACAGCAATTGTGATTACAGGTCCAAATACAGGTGGAAAAACGGTAACCTTAAAAATGGTCGGTCTTTGTTCGATGATGGCTCAATCTGGATTACAAGTACCGGCATTAGATGGTTGTAAATTTGGAGTGTTTTCCCATATATTCGCTGATATCGGTGATGAGCAATCCATTGAACAAAATTTAAGTACATTTTCCTCTCACATGACTACCATTGTAGAAATTTTAAAGCAGGTGGATGAACAAACTCTTGTGCTGTTTGACGAGCTAGGGGCTGGTACTGATCCTCAAGAAGGAGCAGCTTTAGCAATGGCCATTCTGGATGAAGTCATTGACAGACAAGCGCGAGTAATCGCGACGACGCATTATCCAGAATTGAAGGCATACGGTTATAATCGAAAGCAAGTTGTAAATGCTTCGGTTGAGTTTGATGTTGAAACGTTGCGTCCAACCTACCGTTTGTTGTTAGGAATTCCCGGTAGAAGTAATGCTTTTGATATTTCTAGACGTTTAGGTCTTTCCAGTAAGCTAATAGAACATGCAAAGTCATATATAGGAATCGATTCTAAAAACGTAGAGAATATGATTGCTTCCTTAGAACAGTCTCAAAATAGGGCAGAAAAGGATTATGAACAGGCACATGAACTGCTGATGCAAGCTGAATCATTGTATCAGGATCTGATGAATGCTTGGAACGAGTGGCAAGATAAACGGGAAAAGCTGTACCAAAAAGCAGAGGAAAAAGCCGATAAAGCTATTCAAAGAGCGCGTGAAGAAGCTGAAATAATCGTTCAAGAAATTCGTAACATGCATCGTGAAGCGGAATGGAAGGAGCATGAGTGGATCGAGGCTAAGAAGCTGCTTGACTCCGCTAAACCTGAGCTATCTACGAAAAAAGACGTAACCCCATCCTCAGCTAATAAAGAAGTAAAGGAATTAAAGCCAGGTGATGATATTAAACTGCTAACCATTAATCAAAAGGGAACCGTACTAGAAAAAATCAATGACCATGAATACTTGGTCCAAGTTGGAATTATGAAAGTAAAAGTAGATCGGAAAGATTTACAATATATGGGTAAATCAAAACAGAAATATGAACAACCAATTACAACAATAAAGGGTAGTAACTACCATGTGAAGACAGAGCTGGATTTACGTGGGGAACGGTTAGAAGATGCATTATTAAAGCTGGAGAAGTATATGGATGATGCGCTACTAGCAGGTTATCCGAGGGTTTCTATTATTCATGGTAAAGGTACAGGAGCACTTCGTAAAGGGGTACAGGAATTCGTCAAGCAGCATCCAAGAATTTCTGATTCTAGACCTGGATCATCTGGAGAAGGCGGCAGTGGGGTAACTGTCATTCGTTTAAAATAG
- a CDS encoding DUF350 domain-containing protein, with protein sequence MEIGAAFWENIVVQTAARYSVVILCTLVFLAILEIVTSYKNWEEIKKGNFAVAMATGGKIFGIAIIFRYSIEHNDTLVQSIGWGVFGFILLLLGYFVFEFLTPVLKVDEEIGNGNKAVGFISMIISVGLAFVIGASIG encoded by the coding sequence ATGGAGATTGGAGCAGCCTTTTGGGAAAATATTGTTGTACAGACTGCCGCTAGGTACAGTGTGGTTATTCTATGTACCCTTGTGTTTTTAGCTATATTAGAAATCGTCACATCGTATAAAAATTGGGAAGAGATTAAAAAAGGAAATTTTGCAGTAGCGATGGCAACTGGTGGGAAAATATTCGGGATTGCGATTATTTTCCGCTATTCCATCGAACATAATGACACCTTAGTTCAAAGTATAGGTTGGGGTGTATTCGGATTTATTTTGCTATTACTTGGTTATTTTGTATTTGAATTTTTAACTCCCGTACTTAAAGTGGACGAGGAAATTGGGAATGGAAACAAAGCAGTGGGATTTATTTCAATGATCATTTCTGTAGGATTAGCATTTGTTATTGGTGCAAGCATAGGGTGA
- a CDS encoding CvpA family protein, whose product MVDILLLLLLMVGFLIGLKRGFILQLFHLIGFIAAFIVAALYYDDLGPKLPLWIPYPDLNEDGKWASFLQDLPLESGFYNAIAFLLIFIAVKIVLQIIASMLDFVASLPILKSVNKLLGAILGFVEIYLLLFILLYIVALIPVAQIQTWINDSAVALFIIEHTPYFSGEIKELWFTHVADR is encoded by the coding sequence ATGGTTGATATTTTATTACTGTTGTTATTAATGGTAGGTTTTTTAATTGGATTAAAACGAGGATTCATTTTGCAGCTATTCCATCTCATCGGTTTCATTGCAGCATTTATTGTTGCTGCTTTGTATTATGATGACTTAGGCCCTAAACTACCCTTATGGATTCCTTATCCTGATTTAAATGAAGATGGAAAATGGGCGTCATTTTTACAAGATTTGCCTCTTGAATCGGGATTTTATAATGCAATTGCGTTTTTGCTTATATTTATAGCTGTGAAAATTGTGTTGCAAATTATAGCGTCGATGCTTGATTTTGTAGCTTCTTTACCTATTTTAAAGTCTGTGAATAAATTATTGGGAGCTATTCTTGGCTTTGTGGAAATATACTTATTACTCTTTATCCTTCTATATATTGTAGCTTTAATCCCGGTTGCTCAAATACAAACATGGATAAATGATTCAGCAGTAGCGTTGTTTATCATTGAGCATACGCCTTATTTTTCAGGGGAAATTAAAGAGCTTTGGTTTACACATGTGGCAGATAGATGA
- a CDS encoding long-chain-fatty-acid--CoA ligase: MGGTRSWHQHYPPEIKTSIQYDEKPLHAFLLESAETFPKKKALHFMGKDMTYEELYLQATKMANYLQRLGMEKGDRIAIMLPNCPQSVIAYYGALMAGGIVVQTNPLYKERELEYQLKDSGATIIVCLDILLPRVMNVKNNTDVKHTIVASIKDYLPFPKNLIYPYIQKKQYNMVVKVEQSEDVHVWDYMMDIAQPAYEKVTVDAKEDLALLQYTGGTTGNPKGVMLTHYNLVSNVQMCQAWIYNIIPGEEIVLGVLPFFHVYGMTAVMNNAIMIGAKMILLPKFDATEVLKTIDKYKPTLFPGAPTIYVALLNHPKLEQYDLSSIEACISGSAPLPMEIQEQFEKVTGGKLVEGYGLTETSPVTHANFVWHERRSGSIGVPWPDTDAKIIDAETMEEAPIGEVGEIAVKGPQIMKGYWNNPEETAQVLKDGWLLTGDLGYQTEDGYFYVVDRKKDMIIAGGYNIYPREVEEVLYEHEAIQEVVVAGVPDPYRGETVKAYIVLKPGYSITETDLNTYCRQHLAAFKVPRIYEFRQELPKTAVGKILRRQLVDEEKEKLQVK, translated from the coding sequence ATGGGAGGAACTAGAAGCTGGCATCAGCACTACCCACCTGAAATAAAGACATCCATTCAATATGATGAAAAGCCACTTCATGCATTTTTACTGGAGAGTGCTGAAACATTTCCGAAAAAGAAAGCGCTTCATTTTATGGGGAAGGATATGACGTATGAAGAACTTTATTTGCAAGCAACTAAAATGGCGAACTATCTACAGCGGCTAGGTATGGAGAAGGGGGACCGAATTGCTATAATGCTACCAAATTGTCCACAATCTGTAATCGCTTATTATGGAGCCTTAATGGCTGGTGGCATCGTCGTGCAGACGAATCCACTTTATAAGGAACGAGAGTTAGAATATCAGTTGAAGGACTCTGGTGCTACTATTATCGTATGTTTGGATATTTTATTACCCCGTGTTATGAACGTCAAAAATAATACGGATGTAAAGCATACTATTGTTGCAAGTATCAAAGATTATCTGCCATTTCCTAAAAATCTTATCTATCCTTATATCCAAAAGAAACAGTACAATATGGTTGTAAAGGTAGAACAATCAGAAGATGTGCATGTATGGGATTATATGATGGATATCGCTCAGCCTGCATATGAGAAGGTTACCGTTGATGCTAAAGAAGACTTGGCCTTATTGCAGTATACAGGAGGTACAACAGGCAATCCAAAAGGAGTTATGCTTACGCATTATAATTTGGTTTCCAATGTACAAATGTGCCAAGCGTGGATTTATAACATAATACCTGGTGAAGAGATTGTTTTAGGAGTACTGCCCTTCTTTCACGTATACGGAATGACAGCAGTAATGAATAATGCGATTATGATTGGTGCAAAAATGATCTTGCTACCTAAATTTGATGCTACGGAAGTCTTGAAAACAATTGATAAATATAAGCCGACGCTATTCCCTGGAGCGCCCACAATTTATGTAGCTTTGTTAAATCACCCTAAATTAGAACAGTATGATTTATCATCTATTGAAGCTTGTATTAGTGGTTCTGCTCCGTTACCAATGGAAATACAGGAACAGTTTGAGAAGGTGACAGGAGGAAAACTTGTAGAAGGGTATGGTCTAACGGAAACGTCCCCTGTTACACATGCTAATTTTGTTTGGCATGAACGAAGGAGCGGAAGTATTGGAGTACCTTGGCCGGATACAGATGCCAAAATTATAGATGCTGAAACCATGGAAGAAGCTCCTATTGGAGAGGTTGGTGAAATTGCTGTAAAGGGACCGCAAATTATGAAGGGGTATTGGAATAATCCGGAGGAAACAGCCCAAGTATTAAAAGATGGCTGGTTACTTACTGGTGATCTTGGTTACCAAACAGAGGATGGCTATTTTTATGTTGTGGATCGTAAAAAGGATATGATTATTGCTGGGGGTTACAATATATATCCTCGTGAAGTAGAGGAAGTATTATATGAACATGAGGCTATTCAAGAAGTAGTTGTTGCAGGTGTTCCCGATCCGTATCGGGGGGAAACTGTTAAAGCCTATATTGTTTTAAAACCAGGTTACTCAATAACTGAGACCGATTTAAATACGTATTGCAGGCAACATTTAGCAGCATTTAAAGTACCCCGCATTTACGAATTTCGGCAAGAGCTTCCCAAAACAGCAGTTGGTAAAATTCTTAGAAGACAACTTGTTGATGAAGAGAAAGAAAAGCTTCAAGTTAAATGA
- the trxA gene encoding thioredoxin — MAIINATDQTFAKETAEGLVLADFWAPWCGPCKMIAPVLEEVDSEMSDKVQIVKLDVDENQETAGKFGVMSIPTLLLFKDGQVVDQVIGFQPKEALVDLINKHA, encoded by the coding sequence ATGGCAATTATCAATGCTACTGACCAGACATTTGCTAAAGAAACGGCAGAAGGTCTAGTACTTGCAGATTTTTGGGCGCCATGGTGTGGTCCATGTAAAATGATTGCACCAGTACTAGAAGAAGTTGATAGCGAAATGTCTGATAAAGTTCAAATTGTAAAATTAGATGTAGATGAAAACCAAGAAACAGCGGGCAAATTTGGTGTGATGAGTATTCCAACACTGTTGTTGTTTAAAGATGGTCAAGTTGTAGACCAAGTAATCGGTTTTCAACCCAAAGAGGCATTAGTTGATTTAATTAACAAACATGCTTAA
- a CDS encoding electron transfer flavoprotein subunit alpha/FixB family protein translates to MSGKILVIGEVKDGALRNVSFEAIAAAKKINPDGEIVGLICGNGELTPLGEEMVQYGADRVVTVAHENLQNYTSEGYGQAVMAVIAEQAPDAIVMGHTAIGKDLTPKLASKLNTGLISDAVDIEVDGDQVQFVRPIYSGKAFEKKIITDGLTFFTIRPNNIASLEKDTSRTGDVGEKTVDVADIRTIIKDVVRKASEGVDLSEANVIVAGGRGVKSAEGFKPLYELAEVLGGAVGASRGACDAEYCDYSLQIGQTGKVVTPDLYIAVGISGAIQHLAGMSNSKVIVAINKDPEATIFHVADYGIVGDLFEIVPLLIEEIKKLK, encoded by the coding sequence TTGAGCGGAAAAATATTAGTAATTGGGGAAGTAAAGGACGGAGCATTACGTAATGTTTCTTTTGAAGCGATTGCAGCAGCAAAAAAGATTAATCCTGACGGTGAAATAGTTGGACTTATATGCGGAAATGGTGAACTTACTCCTTTAGGAGAAGAAATGGTCCAATATGGTGCAGATCGTGTGGTTACAGTAGCTCATGAAAATTTACAAAACTACACGTCTGAAGGATATGGGCAAGCGGTTATGGCAGTAATTGCTGAACAAGCTCCCGACGCAATAGTGATGGGGCATACGGCAATAGGCAAAGATCTTACGCCAAAGTTAGCAAGCAAATTGAATACAGGCTTGATTTCAGATGCGGTGGATATTGAGGTGGATGGCGATCAAGTCCAATTTGTCCGTCCAATTTATTCAGGAAAAGCATTTGAAAAGAAAATCATCACAGATGGATTAACGTTTTTCACTATTCGCCCAAATAATATCGCATCACTAGAAAAAGACACATCGAGGACGGGAGATGTTGGTGAGAAAACAGTGGACGTAGCGGATATCCGCACGATTATTAAAGATGTGGTACGAAAGGCTTCAGAAGGTGTAGATCTTTCCGAAGCAAACGTAATTGTAGCAGGTGGTCGCGGTGTAAAGAGTGCAGAAGGCTTCAAACCTTTATATGAACTAGCGGAAGTATTAGGTGGGGCAGTAGGCGCTTCACGAGGTGCTTGTGATGCTGAATACTGTGATTACTCCTTGCAAATCGGTCAAACAGGAAAGGTGGTTACACCTGATTTATACATTGCCGTAGGTATTTCTGGAGCAATTCAGCATCTAGCAGGAATGTCGAATTCCAAAGTGATTGTTGCAATTAATAAAGACCCCGAAGCAACTATCTTTCATGTAGCCGATTACGGGATTGTTGGAGATTTATTTGAAATTGTTCCATTGTTAATTGAAGAGATTAAGAAATTAAAGTAA
- a CDS encoding enoyl-CoA hydratase has protein sequence MTKTLDFETNNSVAYVTIKSPPANALSSSLLQDLAEQLDEVEANTSIKAVVLKGEGRFFSAGADIKEFTALQKASDYESMAKRGQDLFDRMEQFHIPIIAAIHGAALGGGLELAMACHMRIVTKSAKLGLPEITLGIIPGFAGTQRLPHYVGSAKAYEMILTGEPISGEEAYSYGLANKVVTEEVLEEEAKQLAEKIAAKSKLTIQQIMQLIPYAKTGLFAEGVSQEAKAFGQIFGSDDAKEGVQAFIDKRKPNFQDK, from the coding sequence TTGACGAAGACACTAGATTTTGAAACAAATAACTCAGTCGCTTACGTAACCATTAAAAGCCCGCCGGCAAACGCTTTATCTAGTAGTCTATTACAGGACTTGGCTGAGCAGCTGGACGAGGTAGAGGCTAATACGAGTATCAAAGCAGTAGTATTAAAAGGAGAAGGGAGATTTTTTTCAGCAGGAGCTGATATAAAAGAATTTACTGCATTGCAGAAAGCATCTGATTATGAATCGATGGCCAAACGAGGGCAAGATTTATTTGACCGTATGGAACAATTCCATATTCCAATTATTGCAGCTATCCATGGTGCAGCCTTAGGAGGTGGCTTGGAGCTTGCTATGGCTTGTCATATGCGAATTGTAACAAAATCTGCCAAACTAGGATTGCCGGAAATAACGTTAGGAATTATTCCTGGTTTTGCTGGAACGCAGCGCTTGCCACACTATGTCGGCTCAGCAAAAGCATATGAAATGATATTAACGGGAGAACCTATTAGCGGGGAAGAGGCATATTCCTATGGTCTAGCAAATAAAGTAGTTACAGAGGAAGTTTTAGAAGAAGAAGCGAAGCAGTTAGCTGAGAAAATTGCTGCGAAAAGTAAATTGACGATCCAGCAAATTATGCAACTGATTCCTTATGCAAAGACTGGGTTGTTTGCTGAAGGCGTATCGCAAGAAGCAAAAGCCTTTGGGCAAATTTTTGGGTCCGATGACGCAAAAGAAGGCGTGCAAGCGTTTATTGACAAGCGTAAACCAAACTTCCAGGATAAGTAA
- a CDS encoding TetR/AcrR family transcriptional regulator, with product MKKNKPKYNQIIEAAVEVIAENGYHASQVSKIAKKAGVADGTIYLYFKNKEDILISVFEEKMGQFIAHITEAIENKNNADEKLFELIKLHFRQLSEDHHLAIVTQLELRQSNPSLRLQINNVLKPYLNVIDSIIKEGMQEEIFRNSLNVRLVRQMIFGTLDETVTNWVMKDRKYNLVEQATEVHTLLTEGLHSK from the coding sequence ATGAAAAAAAATAAACCGAAATACAATCAAATTATTGAAGCGGCAGTAGAAGTTATCGCGGAGAATGGCTACCACGCCTCTCAAGTATCAAAAATAGCGAAAAAAGCTGGAGTAGCAGACGGAACTATTTATCTGTATTTTAAGAACAAAGAAGATATATTAATTTCAGTCTTTGAGGAAAAGATGGGACAATTTATTGCACATATTACAGAAGCTATCGAGAATAAAAACAATGCGGACGAAAAGCTGTTTGAGCTGATTAAGCTTCATTTTCGCCAACTTAGTGAAGATCACCATTTAGCAATTGTGACACAACTTGAATTGAGGCAATCCAATCCTTCTTTGCGATTACAAATTAACAATGTGTTAAAACCGTACTTAAATGTGATTGACTCGATTATTAAAGAAGGGATGCAAGAGGAAATATTTCGCAACAGTTTGAATGTAAGACTTGTCCGTCAAATGATTTTTGGTACACTAGATGAAACGGTTACAAATTGGGTGATGAAAGACAGAAAATATAATCTTGTTGAACAAGCAACAGAAGTTCACACCCTATTAACCGAGGGACTTCATTCGAAATAA
- a CDS encoding electron transfer flavoprotein subunit beta/FixA family protein, with the protein MDIYVLLKKTFDTEEKINISNGQIEDDGAEFIINPYDEYAVEEAINQRDEHGGEVTVVTIGDEDSEKQLRTALAMGADKAVLINTEDDLEDGDQFTTAKILEAFFADKEADLILAGNVAIDEASGQVGPRLAEALDMAYVTTITDLKINGETVTMEKDVEGDVEIVETALPVLVTCQQGLNEPRYPSLPGIMKAKKKPLEELEIDDLDLDEDDVAAKTKTVDIFLPPEKEAGKMLEGDPQQQVQELVSLLKTEAKVL; encoded by the coding sequence ATGGATATATATGTACTACTAAAGAAAACCTTTGATACGGAAGAGAAAATCAATATATCAAATGGGCAAATTGAAGATGATGGCGCTGAATTTATTATTAACCCATACGACGAGTATGCTGTGGAGGAAGCTATTAATCAGCGTGATGAGCACGGAGGAGAAGTTACTGTTGTTACTATTGGAGATGAGGATTCTGAAAAACAATTACGTACTGCTTTAGCAATGGGGGCAGATAAAGCAGTGTTAATAAATACCGAAGATGATTTGGAAGACGGGGATCAATTTACAACAGCAAAGATTTTGGAAGCGTTTTTTGCAGATAAAGAAGCAGATTTAATTCTTGCTGGAAATGTGGCAATTGATGAAGCAAGCGGCCAAGTTGGTCCAAGGTTAGCAGAGGCTTTAGATATGGCGTATGTGACAACGATTACAGATTTAAAAATTAATGGCGAAACAGTCACGATGGAAAAAGATGTAGAAGGAGACGTTGAAATAGTAGAGACAGCTCTTCCAGTATTGGTAACATGTCAGCAAGGGCTAAACGAACCGCGTTATCCTTCGCTTCCTGGCATTATGAAAGCGAAAAAGAAACCGTTAGAAGAATTAGAAATAGATGATCTGGATTTAGATGAAGATGATGTAGCAGCAAAAACGAAGACAGTAGACATTTTTTTACCGCCTGAAAAAGAAGCAGGTAAAATGCTTGAAGGGGATCCACAGCAACAAGTGCAAGAACTTGTTTCTTTATTAAAGACGGAAGCAAAGGTACTGTAA
- the zapA gene encoding cell division protein ZapA, translating into MAKDEKTRTTVEIHNRTYTIIGTEPQNHIKLVASLVDQKMNEIQEANRQLDTTRLAVLTAVNTMNDYLKLKEEYASLLGAMKKKDN; encoded by the coding sequence GTGGCCAAAGATGAAAAAACACGAACAACTGTAGAAATACATAATCGTACCTATACCATTATAGGAACAGAGCCACAAAATCATATTAAATTAGTCGCCAGTTTAGTGGATCAGAAAATGAATGAAATCCAAGAAGCGAACAGACAACTTGACACGACAAGATTAGCTGTACTAACTGCTGTAAATACAATGAATGATTATTTGAAATTAAAAGAAGAATACGCTTCTTTATTAGGTGCTATGAAAAAAAAGGATAACTAA